In one window of Vibrio sp. DW001 DNA:
- the dinF gene encoding MATE family efflux transporter DinF, giving the protein MSNSFLSTLQNKSIHKQVLLLAIPMVLSNITVPLLGLVDAAVIGHLEHSWYLGGVALGGTMISVTFWLLGFLRMSTTGLTAQALGGEKKEQLVLVLLQGLIMAFAFAIIFLLFHRVVADIIFDFSRASNEVKHYGEAYFVIRAWSAPASLVNYVMLGWLLGTQNSRAPMWMVIFANVTNIALDFLFVVGFNWGVEGAALASVIAEYTSLVIGLGFIVKTWKDFQLPTISSIVRKKNIRLTSGLSRFVKLNRDIFLRSLCLQGAFSFMTFQGASYGDDVVAANAVLMSFLMIISYGMDGFAYAIEAMVGKAIGAKNREALKESIMVTFIWSFVICFFLGCVFYLFGNNLISMITDIERVNKIASVYLPWLIAMPLCAMWCFVLDGIFIGATKGKEMRNSMFIATCTFFSVFGLMSGFGNHALWAAMISFMVIRGVSLGFVFVLQWRRGVFL; this is encoded by the coding sequence GTGTCTAATTCTTTTTTATCTACGCTTCAGAATAAATCGATCCACAAACAAGTACTTCTTCTTGCTATTCCGATGGTTCTTTCAAATATCACTGTTCCATTGCTGGGGTTGGTTGATGCCGCTGTGATCGGTCATTTAGAACATTCATGGTATTTAGGTGGTGTCGCCTTGGGTGGGACGATGATCAGCGTGACGTTCTGGTTGTTAGGTTTTTTAAGAATGTCGACAACTGGGTTAACCGCCCAAGCTCTAGGTGGAGAGAAAAAAGAACAACTAGTTTTGGTTCTGCTTCAAGGTTTGATTATGGCCTTTGCATTCGCAATAATATTTCTGCTTTTTCATCGAGTGGTGGCTGATATTATTTTCGATTTTAGTCGTGCGAGTAATGAGGTTAAGCACTACGGGGAGGCCTATTTTGTTATTAGAGCGTGGAGCGCACCAGCTTCTCTTGTTAATTATGTCATGCTTGGTTGGTTGTTAGGCACCCAAAACTCACGAGCACCCATGTGGATGGTGATTTTCGCCAACGTAACCAATATTGCTTTAGACTTTCTTTTTGTGGTTGGATTCAATTGGGGAGTAGAAGGGGCCGCTCTTGCTTCTGTTATTGCAGAATACACAAGCTTAGTTATTGGTTTGGGTTTTATTGTTAAGACGTGGAAAGACTTTCAGTTGCCTACTATCTCATCAATAGTACGAAAAAAAAACATAAGGTTAACGAGTGGACTATCACGGTTCGTCAAACTCAATCGAGATATTTTTCTACGTTCGCTATGCCTACAGGGTGCCTTTAGCTTCATGACCTTTCAAGGAGCAAGCTATGGTGATGATGTCGTCGCAGCTAATGCAGTATTGATGAGTTTTCTGATGATTATATCTTATGGTATGGATGGGTTTGCTTATGCCATTGAAGCCATGGTGGGCAAAGCGATAGGCGCGAAAAATAGAGAGGCGTTGAAAGAGTCGATAATGGTTACGTTTATTTGGAGTTTCGTCATTTGTTTCTTTCTAGGGTGCGTTTTTTATCTCTTTGGTAACAACTTAATCTCCATGATCACTGATATTGAACGTGTTAATAAGATTGCCAGTGTGTACCTCCCTTGGTTAATTGCTATGCCATTGTGTGCTATGTGGTGTTTTGTTTTAGATGGTATTTTTATCGGTGCGACAAAAGGCAAGGAGATGAGAAATAGCATGTTTATTGCCACTTGTACCTTTTTTTCGGTCTTCGGTTTGATGAGCGGTTTTGGTAATCACGCCTTATGGGCGGCGATGATAAGTTTTATGGTCATACGTGGTGTAAGTTTAGGGTTTGTTTTTGTTTTGCAGTGGAGAAGAGGTGTTTTTCTCTGA
- a CDS encoding class I SAM-dependent methyltransferase translates to MNVQYIKASTNINNKPHYDVPVHLLQPMWLRSRESLVNDGLVYDPIAANACRYCQLSSECLSGDIAQKQLLHATITKLCDERVGAFLKDHPNAWVLNIGGGLDTRFYRLDNGLCHWVELDISEHLLWREKLFHPSDRYKLINGSVDSFNWVQTLSIPNNVPVIIVCEQALLSRSESDVAQFVQNMSRYFNQCHACIVVAGDKASTRYGQRLGSQNYSHGFNKPTEKLLQWLPWCKYIKLFSPFDDNCGRWKVWQRAIAAFPTLRHRLTPIVVELSW, encoded by the coding sequence ATGAATGTTCAATATATAAAAGCCTCAACCAATATCAATAATAAGCCTCACTATGATGTGCCAGTTCACTTACTACAACCCATGTGGTTAAGAAGTCGAGAAAGTCTGGTTAATGATGGTTTGGTCTATGATCCTATAGCGGCTAATGCCTGTCGATACTGTCAGCTTTCTTCAGAATGCCTTTCTGGTGATATTGCTCAGAAACAACTATTGCATGCGACGATTACCAAGCTTTGCGACGAAAGAGTCGGTGCTTTTTTAAAAGATCATCCTAACGCTTGGGTATTAAATATAGGTGGAGGATTAGATACTCGATTTTATCGATTAGATAATGGCTTGTGTCACTGGGTAGAGCTGGACATTTCTGAGCACTTGCTTTGGAGGGAAAAGTTATTTCATCCAAGTGATAGATACAAATTAATCAATGGCTCCGTCGATAGCTTTAATTGGGTACAAACCTTATCTATACCGAACAATGTGCCCGTTATTATCGTTTGTGAACAAGCGCTGTTATCGCGTTCAGAATCTGATGTGGCTCAGTTTGTCCAAAATATGAGTCGATATTTTAATCAATGCCATGCTTGTATTGTTGTAGCCGGTGACAAAGCGTCGACTCGCTATGGGCAAAGATTAGGAAGCCAAAACTATTCTCATGGTTTTAATAAACCAACAGAAAAGCTGTTGCAATGGTTGCCTTGGTGCAAATATATTAAATTATTCTCCCCATTTGATGACAATTGTGGACGGTGGAAAGTTTGGCAACGTGCCATTGCTGCATTTCCAACATTAAGACATAGGCTTACTCCGATTGTCGTTGAGTTATCTTGGTAA
- the lexA gene encoding transcriptional repressor LexA, producing MKPLTPRQQQVLDLIRDKIEDSGMPPTRAEIARELGFRSANAAEEHLKALAKKQAIEIIPGASRGIRVLLQSDAVNDDLGLPLIGQVAAGEPILAQEHVEANYKVDPTMFRPQADFLLRVQGESMKDIGIMDGDLLAVHKTQDVRDGQVVVARVDDDVTVKRLERKGSTVLLHAENEDFSPIKVDLESQHLAIEGVAVGIIRNTDWM from the coding sequence ATGAAGCCGTTAACCCCTCGTCAACAACAAGTATTAGATCTGATTAGAGACAAAATTGAAGATTCTGGTATGCCCCCAACACGAGCAGAAATCGCTAGAGAGTTGGGTTTCCGTTCTGCTAATGCCGCAGAAGAGCATTTAAAAGCCCTTGCTAAAAAGCAAGCTATTGAGATTATCCCTGGCGCATCTAGGGGGATTCGAGTTTTGCTTCAAAGTGATGCTGTAAATGATGATTTAGGATTGCCATTAATAGGGCAAGTCGCGGCTGGCGAACCTATTTTGGCGCAAGAGCATGTTGAAGCGAACTATAAAGTTGATCCTACGATGTTTCGACCTCAAGCCGATTTTTTACTTCGCGTTCAAGGTGAAAGTATGAAAGACATAGGCATCATGGATGGTGATTTGTTGGCGGTACACAAAACACAAGACGTCAGAGATGGTCAAGTTGTTGTGGCTCGTGTCGATGATGACGTCACAGTTAAACGGCTTGAAAGGAAAGGGTCAACAGTATTGCTTCATGCAGAAAATGAAGATTTCTCTCCAATTAAAGTCGATCTAGAATCACAGCATTTAGCTATAGAAGGTGTTGCTGTCGGTATTATTCGAAATACGGACTGGATGTAA
- a CDS encoding Lrp/AsnC family transcriptional regulator: MFLDRTDKAILRELQIDCSITNVDLAERVALSPPACLKRVQRLTTEGVISRKVAILNPEKLGNPLHIVVEVCMERDKKQINQNFIKQLQGVPEVKECYQVTGEVDFVLIIDVADLRTYERLKETIFFSNENIKTFKTMISMNRAKYETQLIID; encoded by the coding sequence GTGTTTCTTGATCGGACAGATAAAGCTATTTTGCGAGAATTGCAGATCGACTGCTCTATTACCAATGTTGATCTTGCTGAAAGGGTGGCATTGTCTCCTCCTGCATGTCTGAAGCGAGTACAGCGACTAACAACAGAAGGTGTAATTAGTCGAAAGGTTGCCATTCTGAACCCAGAAAAATTAGGTAATCCATTACACATTGTTGTTGAGGTATGTATGGAGAGGGATAAAAAGCAGATTAATCAAAATTTTATAAAACAACTCCAAGGTGTACCTGAAGTGAAAGAGTGTTATCAGGTGACCGGTGAGGTGGATTTTGTACTGATTATTGATGTGGCGGACTTACGTACTTACGAGAGGCTAAAAGAGACGATTTTCTTTAGTAATGAAAATATTAAAACGTTCAAAACGATGATCTCAATGAATCGTGCCAAGTATGAAACGCAATTGATAATTGACTAA
- the plsB gene encoding glycerol-3-phosphate 1-O-acyltransferase PlsB translates to MSSGRIIPRSLLKLPLSLLVKSTAIPTEPIKDLDIDLDKPIVYALPFRSNVDLFTLRRKALEIGLPDPLLPLKINGKELGRYVYISSRPTILKNDKHIPSASIALFSDLLTLHGEDSELDVQVIPATVLWGRKPGKEADLRPYLRAMNGPQKAAAVIVSGRDCQVRFSPVVSLRYMADVHGTDESIAHKLARVARTHFSRQKLAAIGPKLPNREQLFTRLLDSEVIQKAIENEASSKNISLEKARKEAHSILDEIAANFSYSLIKNGERILGWLWNKLYKGLNISNATTVRRLAQDGHEIVYVPCHRSHMDYLLLSYVLYHEGMVPPHIAAGINLNFFPAGYIFRRGGAFFIRRSFKGNKLYSTIFREYLSELFTKGYSVEYFSEGGRSRTGRLLPAKTGMLAMTIQTMLREQSRPVTLVPVYIGYEHVMEVSTYAKELRGKRKEKENAGQVLKTIRKLRNFGQGYVNFGEPIPLNQFLNEEVPEWKQDINPLDPPRPKWLTPTVNKLAVKMMTHINDAAAANALTLCATALLASRQRALSKDTLVVQIDSYLSLLKNVPYSNTFTMPDKTATELVEHAISLDKFVIETDTMGDIVSLDRNQSILMTYYRNNIIHLFAIPSLISHLVVRHESISVKYIKSVVHQLYPFLKKELFLNYDQSNIDQTVESILDELVRQKLVCRTEDNISIDQPRIQSLMLLARTIAETLQRYAISINLLGANPELEKPDLEKKCQEVAQRLGRLHGINAPEFFDKGVFTSLFTTLKEQQYIDVDGNCNLENTQHLADMLSALLPTEVKLTIQENLYSEVK, encoded by the coding sequence ATGTCATCTGGACGTATAATTCCACGCTCACTTTTAAAGCTCCCTCTCTCTTTATTAGTAAAGAGTACCGCTATTCCTACTGAGCCAATTAAAGATTTAGACATCGATTTGGATAAACCTATCGTCTACGCACTCCCATTTCGTTCCAATGTTGACCTTTTTACATTGAGAAGAAAAGCATTAGAAATCGGTTTACCTGATCCTCTTTTGCCACTGAAGATAAACGGGAAAGAGTTAGGTCGATATGTCTATATTAGTTCGAGGCCAACAATACTCAAAAATGACAAGCACATACCAAGTGCTTCCATTGCTCTATTTAGCGATTTATTGACGTTGCATGGAGAAGATTCAGAGTTAGATGTTCAGGTTATTCCTGCGACCGTTTTATGGGGAAGAAAACCGGGTAAAGAAGCTGATCTAAGACCTTATTTGCGCGCAATGAATGGCCCACAAAAAGCCGCAGCGGTCATTGTTTCTGGTCGTGATTGCCAAGTGAGGTTTAGTCCCGTTGTTTCGCTTCGTTATATGGCAGATGTACATGGTACAGATGAATCGATAGCGCATAAACTCGCTCGAGTAGCACGAACCCACTTCTCAAGACAAAAGCTAGCCGCTATTGGGCCTAAACTCCCTAATCGCGAGCAATTATTTACTCGGCTACTCGATTCAGAAGTGATCCAAAAAGCTATCGAGAATGAAGCCAGCAGTAAAAATATCAGTCTCGAAAAGGCGCGGAAAGAAGCGCACTCGATACTCGATGAAATTGCCGCTAATTTCTCATATTCTCTGATTAAGAACGGAGAGAGGATACTGGGTTGGTTATGGAATAAGCTTTATAAAGGGCTTAACATTAGCAACGCCACGACGGTACGTCGATTGGCACAAGATGGGCATGAAATAGTTTACGTCCCGTGTCATCGAAGCCATATGGACTATTTATTACTCTCTTACGTTCTTTACCATGAAGGGATGGTTCCTCCTCATATTGCGGCAGGCATTAACCTTAACTTCTTCCCCGCAGGCTATATATTCCGTCGTGGCGGTGCCTTTTTTATTCGTCGCAGCTTCAAAGGAAATAAACTCTACTCCACTATATTCCGTGAATACCTCTCTGAGTTATTTACTAAAGGCTACTCGGTTGAGTATTTCAGTGAAGGTGGTCGTTCTCGTACAGGTAGACTACTGCCAGCAAAAACAGGCATGCTAGCCATGACTATCCAAACTATGTTACGAGAACAGAGCCGCCCTGTCACCCTAGTCCCAGTCTACATTGGCTATGAACATGTAATGGAAGTATCCACTTACGCGAAAGAGTTACGTGGAAAACGCAAAGAAAAAGAGAACGCAGGACAGGTACTTAAAACGATACGTAAGCTTCGTAATTTTGGTCAAGGTTATGTAAACTTTGGCGAACCAATCCCTCTAAACCAGTTCCTTAACGAAGAAGTTCCGGAATGGAAACAAGATATCAATCCTCTTGATCCACCTAGACCTAAATGGTTGACGCCAACAGTCAATAAACTCGCTGTTAAGATGATGACTCATATCAACGATGCTGCAGCAGCAAATGCATTAACGCTATGCGCAACCGCTCTGCTTGCATCTCGTCAGCGCGCCCTATCAAAAGATACATTGGTCGTGCAGATTGACTCGTATTTATCCCTACTTAAGAATGTCCCATACTCAAATACATTTACCATGCCAGACAAAACCGCAACAGAGTTAGTTGAGCATGCGATTTCATTGGATAAATTCGTAATCGAAACCGACACTATGGGTGATATTGTTTCCCTAGATCGCAATCAATCCATCTTGATGACTTACTACCGTAATAACATTATTCACCTATTCGCAATACCATCATTAATTTCACACTTGGTTGTTCGTCATGAAAGTATATCCGTAAAATACATTAAGTCTGTAGTACACCAACTTTATCCTTTCTTGAAAAAAGAGTTGTTTTTGAATTATGATCAATCAAATATTGATCAAACGGTCGAAAGCATCTTAGATGAACTGGTAAGGCAAAAACTGGTTTGCCGTACAGAAGATAATATCTCTATCGACCAACCTAGAATTCAATCATTGATGTTGCTTGCCCGTACTATCGCAGAGACACTGCAACGCTATGCCATTTCAATCAATCTTCTAGGGGCTAATCCAGAACTTGAAAAACCTGATCTAGAGAAGAAATGCCAGGAAGTTGCTCAACGTCTCGGTAGATTGCACGGTATCAATGCTCCAGAGTTTTTTGATAAAGGGGTATTTACTTCGTTATTTACAACATTGAAAGAACAACAATATATTGACGTGGATGGCAACTGTAATCTAGAGAACACTCAACATTTAGCTGATATGTTATCGGCGTTATTACCAACGGAAGTAAAGCTAACTATCCAAGAAAACCTATATAGTGAAGTAAAATAA
- the ubiA gene encoding 4-hydroxybenzoate octaprenyltransferase, whose product MSLVKARAYWQLMRMDKPIGSLLLLWPTIWALLLASEGNPRLDVVIVFVFGVLFMRSAGCVINDFADRKIDGRVQRTEQRPLPSGKVKPFEAIVLFLILALSSFFLVLTMNPLTVKLSFFGIVLAFIYPFMKRFTHLPQLFLGLAFSWAIPMAWAAQANELTSPLWLLFVINVLWTMAYDTQYAMVDRDDDLRIGVKSTAILFGRFDKIIIGLLQLLTLALFMILGNWLNLSTVFYWGILVSAGLFVYQQNLIKKRERNLCFKAFLNNNNVGLVMALSIFLSYL is encoded by the coding sequence ATGAGCTTAGTAAAAGCGAGAGCTTACTGGCAACTAATGCGTATGGATAAACCAATTGGTTCATTATTACTGCTGTGGCCAACCATATGGGCTTTGTTACTTGCTTCGGAAGGTAATCCTAGATTAGACGTTGTTATCGTATTTGTTTTTGGAGTGTTGTTTATGCGCTCTGCTGGATGTGTTATCAATGATTTCGCAGATAGAAAAATTGACGGACGAGTTCAAAGGACAGAACAACGGCCTCTTCCTTCAGGGAAAGTGAAACCATTTGAAGCCATTGTTTTATTTCTAATATTAGCGTTATCTTCTTTTTTTCTTGTACTTACTATGAATCCTCTCACCGTTAAGCTGTCATTCTTCGGTATCGTATTGGCGTTCATTTATCCTTTTATGAAGCGTTTTACTCATCTGCCTCAATTGTTCCTAGGGTTAGCATTCAGTTGGGCGATACCAATGGCTTGGGCTGCGCAAGCGAATGAACTTACGTCTCCTTTATGGTTATTATTTGTCATTAATGTGTTATGGACCATGGCTTACGATACTCAGTATGCCATGGTTGATAGAGATGATGACTTGCGGATAGGGGTAAAATCAACCGCGATTTTGTTTGGTCGTTTTGATAAAATTATTATTGGCTTATTGCAGTTGTTAACGCTTGCATTGTTTATGATTTTAGGTAACTGGCTGAACCTAAGTACCGTTTTTTACTGGGGAATACTAGTGTCGGCTGGATTGTTTGTGTATCAACAAAATTTGATTAAAAAGAGAGAACGAAATCTCTGTTTTAAGGCATTTTTAAATAACAATAATGTTGGATTAGTTATGGCTTTGTCGATTTTTCTTAGTTATCTATAA
- a CDS encoding chorismate lyase, with amino-acid sequence MTELISLYIAALKKVDWQDIDKFELSSSVSLHWLLERGSLSRRFEEKCENLTVKMLFNEMISAREVTIEEKELLSDTGCLLREVMLLGDEQEWVIGRTLIPEASLDEQPHNLVQQGTIPLGLTVFSVGGVSRDALQLGWVNLPNQRLIARRSRLWMNKKPMLVAELFLPDSPVYLTETV; translated from the coding sequence ATGACTGAGCTGATTTCGTTGTACATTGCTGCGCTCAAAAAAGTTGATTGGCAAGACATTGACAAGTTTGAACTATCTTCGAGTGTTTCTCTACATTGGTTGTTGGAAAGAGGCTCATTGTCACGTCGTTTTGAAGAAAAGTGTGAAAACTTAACGGTTAAGATGCTTTTTAATGAGATGATTTCAGCTAGAGAGGTCACAATTGAAGAAAAAGAACTTCTTAGTGATACTGGTTGCTTACTCAGAGAAGTCATGCTTTTAGGTGATGAGCAAGAATGGGTCATTGGTCGAACTTTGATACCTGAAGCTTCTTTGGACGAACAGCCACATAACTTAGTTCAACAGGGTACTATTCCACTTGGATTAACAGTATTTAGTGTGGGGGGTGTGAGTAGAGATGCCTTGCAACTTGGCTGGGTTAACCTCCCTAACCAGCGACTTATTGCTAGACGATCACGTTTATGGATGAATAAAAAACCTATGTTAGTTGCAGAACTTTTTCTTCCCGATTCACCGGTGTATCTTACGGAGACGGTTTAG
- a CDS encoding flagellar basal body-associated protein FliL produces MLKQYIVLIIFALTSTFSVTTYADEEEQNNGPTFAYYTLAPDLTTNVYTKGNKLAYLQVRVDLMVADSSYVVELERHEPLIRDTIVAYIGEQTEDQVKTLAGREELRKQLKENLNNLLIAETGKTLITDLLFTKFLFQ; encoded by the coding sequence ATGCTTAAACAATATATTGTTTTAATAATTTTCGCTCTAACCAGTACTTTTTCAGTCACAACATATGCGGACGAAGAAGAGCAAAACAATGGGCCCACATTCGCCTATTATACACTGGCGCCCGATCTCACTACCAACGTATACACAAAAGGCAACAAACTGGCCTATCTGCAAGTCCGAGTCGATTTAATGGTCGCGGATAGCTCTTATGTTGTTGAACTAGAAAGACACGAACCTTTAATTCGAGATACTATCGTTGCATACATTGGTGAACAAACTGAAGATCAAGTAAAAACCCTTGCTGGAAGAGAAGAACTCAGAAAGCAACTCAAAGAAAATCTAAACAATTTGCTCATTGCCGAAACGGGTAAAACCCTCATAACAGATTTATTGTTTACTAAATTCCTCTTTCAATAA
- the glpG gene encoding rhomboid family intramembrane serine protease GlpG — protein MIKLITLKNPRTAQAFIDYMASRKIELDMMPEGGGQFALWLKDDIDKLEAESELSHFLANPNDSKYQAASWDLAGSRTRKFKYQTPSILAMVKAKAGPFTLLIMSVSITLFILFQIGFGNSIFSITHFPAFDGQKWQIWRWVSHALIHFSVTHIAFNLLWWWQLGGDIEKRLGTIKLLQIFILSSALSGAGQYWVEGANFGGLSGVVYALMGYSWLLGVISPEKGVSLPKPIVIFMLVWLVLGYVQPYMAIANTAHLVGLASGLLLAWIDSQMTKKTNG, from the coding sequence ATGATTAAGCTAATCACACTCAAAAACCCTAGAACGGCTCAAGCTTTTATTGATTATATGGCATCAAGGAAAATAGAACTCGATATGATGCCAGAGGGGGGGGGACAATTTGCTCTTTGGCTTAAAGACGACATTGATAAACTAGAAGCTGAATCGGAGTTGTCTCATTTCCTAGCGAATCCGAATGATAGTAAGTATCAAGCTGCATCGTGGGACCTCGCGGGCTCTAGAACGAGAAAGTTTAAATATCAGACTCCCAGCATACTGGCTATGGTCAAAGCAAAAGCAGGACCTTTTACGCTTTTGATTATGTCTGTCTCTATTACGTTATTTATCCTTTTTCAAATAGGGTTTGGTAATTCAATTTTTTCAATAACACATTTTCCAGCTTTTGATGGACAGAAGTGGCAAATTTGGCGCTGGGTTTCGCATGCACTTATTCATTTCTCTGTTACCCATATTGCTTTTAATCTCCTGTGGTGGTGGCAATTAGGTGGAGATATAGAAAAGCGGCTTGGTACGATTAAATTATTGCAGATCTTTATATTATCATCGGCTCTGTCGGGAGCGGGTCAATATTGGGTTGAAGGTGCCAACTTTGGTGGACTGTCAGGAGTGGTGTATGCGCTAATGGGATATTCATGGTTGTTAGGTGTCATATCGCCTGAGAAAGGGGTGAGCTTACCGAAACCTATCGTTATATTTATGCTTGTTTGGTTGGTGCTAGGGTATGTGCAGCCTTATATGGCTATTGCTAATACCGCTCACTTGGTTGGTTTAGCGTCTGGTTTATTACTTGCTTGGATTGATAGCCAGATGACAAAAAAGACAAATGGCTGA
- the glpE gene encoding thiosulfate sulfurtransferase GlpE produces MSSFKKINAVGAKKLISDRSAALFDIRDAGSFTTSHAETARHLTNDTMVAFLEEVEFDHPILVMCYHGVSSQGAAQYLVNQGYEEVYSVDGGFTAWHMADLPIQRG; encoded by the coding sequence ATGAGTAGTTTTAAGAAGATAAATGCCGTTGGAGCAAAGAAGTTAATTAGCGACAGAAGCGCAGCACTTTTCGATATACGAGATGCTGGTTCTTTTACTACTTCCCATGCCGAAACAGCTCGCCATTTAACAAACGATACAATGGTTGCCTTTCTGGAAGAGGTTGAATTTGATCACCCTATTCTTGTTATGTGCTACCACGGAGTCAGCAGTCAAGGTGCCGCACAATATTTAGTGAATCAAGGTTATGAAGAAGTGTATAGCGTTGATGGCGGATTTACAGCATGGCATATGGCTGACTTGCCAATACAGAGAGGTTAA
- the rpoH gene encoding RNA polymerase sigma factor RpoH, whose amino-acid sequence MANQKYSMALVTQDSLDSYIRSANSYPMLKPEEERDLAERLHYKGEIDAAKGLILSHLRFVVHVARGYSGYGLPMADLVQEGNIGLMKAVKRFNPEVGVRLVSFAVHWIKAEIHEYVLRNWRIVKIATTKAQRKLFFNLRKSKKRLGWFNNGEVETVARELGVAPSEVREMESRLAAQDAAFELQNEDDDSGSYSAPVLYLEDKHSDVADNVEADNWETHTNTRLTHALATLDERSQHIVRSRWLDDKKSTLQELAEVYSVSAERIRQLEKNAMKKLKLAVGEF is encoded by the coding sequence ATGGCAAACCAAAAGTATTCAATGGCTTTAGTTACGCAAGATAGCTTAGACAGTTATATTCGTTCAGCAAACAGCTACCCTATGCTAAAACCTGAAGAAGAGCGTGATCTGGCAGAACGATTGCATTACAAAGGTGAAATTGATGCTGCGAAAGGTCTTATACTTTCACACCTTCGATTCGTCGTTCATGTTGCCCGAGGTTATTCTGGTTACGGTTTACCGATGGCTGATTTGGTTCAGGAAGGTAATATCGGCTTAATGAAAGCAGTGAAGCGCTTTAATCCTGAAGTGGGTGTTCGTCTTGTCTCTTTTGCCGTCCATTGGATAAAAGCTGAGATTCATGAGTACGTTTTGAGAAACTGGCGTATTGTTAAAATTGCTACAACCAAAGCTCAACGTAAACTTTTTTTCAATTTACGTAAATCTAAAAAGCGTTTAGGTTGGTTTAATAACGGTGAAGTAGAAACGGTTGCTCGCGAATTAGGTGTTGCACCTTCGGAAGTACGCGAGATGGAATCTCGTCTAGCGGCACAAGATGCTGCTTTTGAATTGCAGAATGAAGATGACGATTCAGGAAGTTACTCAGCTCCCGTACTTTATCTAGAAGATAAACATTCTGATGTTGCAGATAATGTTGAAGCTGATAATTGGGAAACGCATACTAATACGCGCTTAACTCATGCCTTGGCAACGCTAGATGAACGAAGTCAACATATCGTCCGTTCTCGTTGGTTAGATGATAAGAAATCAACGTTGCAAGAGCTAGCCGAAGTCTACAGTGTTTCTGCAGAGAGAATTCGTCAACTCGAAAAAAATGCAATGAAGAAGTTAAAACTGGCGGTTGGCGAGTTTTAA
- the ftsX gene encoding permease-like cell division protein FtsX, translating into MANNARSKNKVDRVGFLNMHIRQAKSSFMSLWLRPLGNILTLAVIAMALSLPASVYLVGKNIAKVAEEVASPSQVSAYIQEDIAEARIMVLKDRVESWENVESVQYISSQQGLSDLSEYSGFEQAISLLSDYSLPAVLVIQPSEQNDASIRDIAIALRDEQGITDVRLDEDWLARLDAMKNLATTVVVTLATLMLGAVFLIVGNTLRFTILAHKEEIQVMKLIGATDSFILRPYLYSGMWFGLIGAVSAWFLTAIITILLNGAVEKLSMLYDSQFHLIGLNWDESLLLLMLGVFLGFIAAKLSARKHLKDIEPV; encoded by the coding sequence ATGGCCAATAATGCTCGCAGCAAAAACAAAGTCGATCGTGTCGGTTTTTTGAACATGCATATAAGACAAGCTAAAAGCTCATTTATGAGTTTGTGGCTAAGACCGTTAGGTAACATATTGACTCTAGCCGTGATCGCGATGGCGCTGTCTTTGCCTGCGAGTGTTTATCTTGTGGGTAAAAATATTGCTAAAGTTGCAGAAGAGGTTGCGAGTCCGTCACAAGTAAGTGCCTATATACAAGAAGACATCGCAGAAGCGAGAATCATGGTACTTAAGGATCGGGTAGAAAGTTGGGAAAATGTAGAAAGTGTGCAATATATTTCTTCTCAACAAGGTCTTAGTGATTTAAGTGAGTATTCTGGATTTGAACAAGCTATTTCATTACTAAGTGATTATTCGTTACCGGCAGTGCTCGTTATACAACCATCTGAGCAAAATGATGCGAGCATCAGAGATATCGCAATAGCGCTAAGAGATGAGCAGGGTATTACCGATGTAAGATTGGATGAAGATTGGCTTGCTCGCTTAGATGCAATGAAGAATCTGGCAACAACAGTTGTTGTTACTTTAGCGACCTTAATGCTAGGGGCTGTATTTTTAATTGTTGGCAACACATTGCGGTTTACGATTTTGGCGCATAAAGAAGAAATTCAAGTGATGAAGCTGATCGGAGCAACAGACAGTTTTATCTTAAGACCCTACCTGTATTCTGGTATGTGGTTTGGCTTAATTGGAGCCGTAAGCGCTTGGTTTTTGACGGCAATTATTACGATACTGTTAAATGGAGCTGTAGAAAAGCTTTCTATGTTATATGACAGCCAATTTCACTTGATAGGCTTGAACTGGGATGAGTCATTGTTGCTATTAATGCTCGGTGTTTTCTTAGGCTTTATAGCAGCAAAACTATCCGCACGGAAACACTTAAAAGATATTGAACCTGTGTAG